A genomic segment from Capra hircus breed San Clemente chromosome 7, ASM170441v1, whole genome shotgun sequence encodes:
- the TNFAIP8L1 gene encoding tumor necrosis factor alpha-induced protein 8-like protein 1 yields the protein MDTFSTKSLALQAQKKLLSKMASRTVASAFIDDTSSEVLDELYRATKEFTRSRKEAQKLVKNLVKVAVKLGVLLRAGQLGAEELARLQRLRQQARRLAMTAVSFHQVDFTFDRRVLAAALLECRDLLHQAAGAHLTAKSHGRINHVFGHLANCDFLAALYGPAEPYPSHLRRICDGLTRMLDEDSI from the coding sequence ATGGACACCTTCAGCACCAAGAGCCTGGCCCTCCAGGCCCAGAAGAAGCTCCTGAGCAAGATGGCCTCCCGGACAGTGGCGTCCGCCTTCATCGACGACACTAGTAGCGAGGTGCTGGACGAGCTGTATCGCGCCACCAAGGAATTCACCCGCAGCCGCAAGGAGGCCCAGAAGCTAGTCAAGAACCTGGTCAAGGTAGCAGTGAAGCTGGGCGTCCTGCTGCGCGCTGGGCAGCTGGGCGCCGAGGAGCTGGCGCGGCTGCAGCGCTTGCGGCAGCAGGCGCGCCGCCTGGCCATGACCGCTGTCAGCTTCCACCAGGTGGACTTCACCTTCGACCGGCGCGTGCTGGCCGCCGCCCTGCTCGAGTGCCGGGACCTGCTGCACCAGGCGGCCGGGGCGCACCTGACCGCCAAGTCCCACGGCCGCATCAACCACGTGTTCGGCCACCTGGCCAACTGCGACTTCCTGGCGGCGCTCTACGGCCCAGCCGAGCCCTACCCCTCCCACCTGCGCCGGATCTGCGACGGCCTCACCCGGATGCTGGATGAGGACAGCATATGA
- the MYDGF gene encoding myeloid-derived growth factor, which yields MAAPSGRRNGSGGANLWVSLLLAAVALRPVETVSEPTTVAFDVRPGGVVHSFSQNVGPGDKYTCVFTYASQGGTNEKWQMSLGTSEDHQHFTCTIWRPQGKSYLYFTQFKAEVQGAEIEYGMAYSKAAFEKESDVPLKNEEFEVTKTAVFHRPGAFKAELSKLVIVAKATRSEL from the exons ATGGCAGCGCCCAGCGGAAGAAGGAATGGCAGCGGCGGCGCGAACTTGTGGGTCTCGCTGCTCCTGGCGGCCGTGGCGCTGAGGCCGGTGGAAACGGTGTCCGAGCCCACGACGGTGGCGTTTGACGTGCGGCCTGGCGGCGTGGTGCATTCTTTCTCCCAGAACGTGGGCCCTGGG GACAAATATACCTGTGTGTTCACCTATGCATCTCAAGGAGGGACCAATGAG AAGTGGCAGATGAGTCTGGGGACCAGCGAAGACCACCAGCACTTCACCTGCACCATCTGGAG GCCCCAGGGCAAGTCCTACCTGTACTTCACGCAGTTTAAGGCAGAGGTGCAGGGTGCCGAGATCGAGTACGGCATGGCCTAC TCAAAAGCTGCTTTTGAGAAAGAGAGCGACGTTCCCTTGAAAAATGAGGAGTTTGAGGTGACCAAAACAGCAG TGTTCCACAGGCCTGGGGCCTTCAAGGCTGAGCTGTCCAAGCTGGTGATCGTGGCCAAGGCAACACGCAGCGAGCTGTGA